From Pelosinus fermentans DSM 17108, the proteins below share one genomic window:
- the bioD gene encoding dethiobiotin synthase, translated as MAGLFITATDTEVGKTVITGAIAAALRGRGCDVGVMKPVASGGVADRMGNLMAEDAAFLMQAAGIEPEERRLVNPVCLAPALTPAVAAAISGVTINIQDFITSFQQLTQLHNPVIVEGVGGIVAPLWKNYTVTDLMAELALPIIVVARPNLGTINHTVLTVEYGRSRGLHMVGIIINGWNQDKVGILETSNEEYIKEMTGLPILGKFPYAPGISVPKGETAGLAQLAEEHLQMDAIIEVIRGRKEL; from the coding sequence ATGGCCGGTTTATTTATTACAGCAACGGATACAGAGGTTGGCAAGACTGTGATTACAGGGGCCATTGCCGCAGCGCTTAGAGGGCGGGGCTGTGATGTGGGCGTTATGAAGCCGGTGGCTTCCGGCGGCGTAGCGGATCGAATGGGAAACCTTATGGCAGAAGATGCTGCTTTTTTGATGCAGGCAGCAGGTATTGAGCCAGAGGAAAGGCGATTGGTGAACCCTGTATGTTTGGCTCCTGCACTGACTCCTGCCGTAGCAGCTGCTATTAGTGGCGTAACAATCAATATACAGGATTTTATTACCTCCTTTCAGCAGTTAACCCAGCTTCATAACCCCGTTATTGTAGAAGGCGTAGGAGGGATCGTTGCTCCATTATGGAAAAACTACACAGTGACTGATTTGATGGCTGAATTAGCACTGCCAATCATTGTGGTTGCCAGGCCCAATCTTGGAACCATAAATCATACGGTATTGACAGTCGAATATGGACGCAGCCGCGGGTTACATATGGTTGGAATTATTATAAATGGCTGGAATCAGGACAAAGTGGGCATTTTAGAAACCTCTAATGAAGAGTATATAAAAGAAATGACGGGATTACCTATTTTGGGCAAGTTCCCTTATGCTCCTGGGATCAGTGTACCTAAGGGGGAAACCGCAGGTTTAGCGCAGTTAGCGGAAGAACATTTACAGATGGATGCAATTATCGAAGTAATAAGGGGGAGGAAAGAGTTATGA
- the bioA gene encoding adenosylmethionine--8-amino-7-oxononanoate transaminase, translated as MSSIEEKDKEYIWHPFTQMQEWVAQPQMVIEAAEGIKLIDDQGNRYYDGVSSLWVNLHGHRHPVIDQAIIEQLGKVAHTTMLGLVNVPAAQLAEELMAVVPQGLKKLFYSDDGSTAVEIGIKMAFQYWQLKGKPKKQKFITLANAYHGDTVGTVSVGGIDLFHRIFSALLFETIQAPAPCCYHCKLSSGTELCGMACSKEVEKILEEGHEEIAAIIVEPLVQAAAGMLTQPPGYLKRLREITEKYNVLLLVDEVATGFGRTGKMFACDNEEVSPDFMMVAKGITGGYLPLAATFMTDEIYNAFLGDYAQQRTFYHGHSYTGNPLCCAAGLANLKIFREEKVLENLQGKIEAARNKLAGFTLKHVGDIRQRGLMIGIELVENPQEKIPFPWEMAVGAKVCKKAREHGLIIRPIGSVVVFMPPLASTITEIEHMLDIIYLSIREITEDEPLQYDARDVAAVMI; from the coding sequence ATGAGCAGTATAGAAGAAAAGGATAAAGAATATATCTGGCATCCGTTCACGCAAATGCAGGAATGGGTGGCACAGCCTCAGATGGTGATTGAAGCAGCGGAAGGTATCAAGCTCATTGATGACCAGGGGAATCGCTATTATGATGGTGTATCTTCTTTATGGGTCAATCTTCATGGACATCGTCACCCTGTCATTGATCAGGCGATTATTGAGCAATTGGGGAAAGTCGCTCATACTACCATGTTAGGCTTGGTGAATGTGCCAGCAGCCCAGCTTGCAGAAGAATTAATGGCAGTTGTACCCCAGGGGTTAAAAAAGCTGTTTTACTCTGATGATGGTTCTACAGCTGTAGAGATTGGAATTAAAATGGCATTTCAATATTGGCAGCTAAAAGGTAAGCCTAAAAAACAAAAGTTTATTACCTTAGCCAATGCGTATCATGGTGATACGGTTGGTACCGTCAGCGTGGGAGGCATTGATTTATTTCATCGCATTTTTTCGGCTCTCTTGTTTGAAACCATCCAGGCTCCGGCTCCCTGCTGTTATCATTGCAAATTATCTTCCGGGACTGAACTGTGCGGTATGGCCTGTAGCAAGGAAGTTGAGAAAATACTGGAAGAAGGACATGAGGAAATTGCCGCCATTATTGTGGAGCCTTTGGTTCAGGCAGCAGCAGGTATGCTGACTCAGCCCCCTGGCTATTTGAAGCGGCTGCGAGAGATAACCGAAAAATATAATGTACTGCTGCTGGTGGATGAAGTCGCGACGGGCTTTGGACGTACCGGTAAAATGTTTGCGTGCGATAATGAAGAGGTATCCCCTGATTTTATGATGGTAGCAAAAGGCATCACAGGAGGATATTTACCCTTGGCGGCCACTTTTATGACAGATGAAATTTATAATGCCTTCTTAGGAGATTATGCGCAGCAGCGGACCTTTTACCATGGACATTCTTACACAGGAAATCCGTTATGCTGTGCCGCAGGGCTGGCCAATTTAAAAATATTTCGGGAAGAGAAAGTGCTGGAGAATCTTCAAGGGAAAATAGAAGCAGCTCGCAATAAACTAGCTGGCTTTACGTTGAAACATGTAGGGGATATCCGTCAGCGGGGTTTAATGATTGGCATCGAGCTCGTGGAAAATCCTCAAGAAAAGATTCCCTTCCCTTGGGAAATGGCGGTTGGGGCTAAGGTCTGCAAAAAAGCCCGTGAACATGGTTTAATCATTCGCCCCATTGGCAGCGTAGTAGTATTTATGCCGCCTTTGGCAAGTACAATCACCGAAATTGAGCATATGCTGGATATCATTTACCTGTCCATAAGAGAAATTACAGAAGATGAACCGCTGCAATATGATGCCAGAGATGTAGCTGCAGTTATGATATAA
- a CDS encoding phosphatase — translation MKIVADLHIHTVASGHAYSTILENVTVAAEKGLEMIAITDHGPDMPGGPHAYHFGNLKAVPSELFGVRILKGVEANVIDHEGNLDLAEDRLTSLEIVLAGLHTVCSPNGSVAENTQMMVNAMKNPWVDAIVHPGNPEYLVDAETIVKAAVEYDVALEINNSSLKVSRIGSKPYCEKIAALSKQYGAKIILGTDSHFALAIGDFSQAIEILEKYDISSDLVINTSVESVLRHLNRRSNRKSSVN, via the coding sequence ATGAAAATTGTCGCTGATTTACATATTCATACGGTAGCAAGCGGTCATGCCTATAGTACGATATTGGAAAATGTGACCGTAGCAGCAGAAAAAGGTCTTGAAATGATTGCAATTACGGACCACGGTCCAGATATGCCAGGAGGCCCCCATGCCTATCACTTTGGAAATTTAAAGGCAGTACCGTCTGAATTATTTGGTGTTCGCATTCTAAAAGGGGTAGAGGCGAATGTGATTGATCACGAAGGTAATTTAGATTTGGCAGAGGATCGGCTCACCAGCCTCGAGATTGTATTAGCTGGTTTGCATACTGTTTGCTCCCCCAATGGTTCTGTCGCTGAAAATACCCAAATGATGGTCAATGCTATGAAAAATCCTTGGGTGGATGCGATTGTTCATCCAGGTAATCCGGAATATTTGGTGGATGCTGAGACAATTGTAAAAGCGGCTGTAGAATATGATGTTGCCTTAGAGATTAATAATAGCTCTCTTAAGGTATCTCGGATAGGAAGCAAACCCTATTGTGAAAAGATTGCTGCCCTGTCAAAACAGTATGGGGCGAAAATTATCCTGGGGACAGACAGCCATTTTGCCCTGGCCATAGGAGATTTTAGTCAGGCTATTGAAATATTGGAGAAATATGATATTTCCTCTGATTTAGTGATCAATACATCGGTTGAAAGTGTGCTGCGCCATTTAAACCGTCGTTCTAACAGAAAAAGCAGCGTGAATTAG
- the rapZ gene encoding RNase adapter RapZ — translation MDDVRLVIITGMSGAGKTQVVRTMEDLGYFCVDNLPPMLIPKFAELCTQSAGRVNKVGLVVDIRGREFFDTLIQALEDLEKQGYRYEMLFLEASDETLIRRYKETRRRHPMAPHGRIIEGISREREKIDHVRGRATQIIDTSELSTAKLREKITSLFTSEHEQQRMNITIVSFGFKYGIPLDADMVFDVRFLPNPFYVESLRRKSGAVAEVGDYIWKWPITQQFMEHVSGFVDFLVPNYIKEGKSQLIIAIGCTGGMHRSVFVAGKIYEGLKNKGYKVNVDHRDIKHNVLETPVEG, via the coding sequence ATGGACGATGTTCGTTTGGTGATTATCACGGGCATGTCAGGTGCAGGTAAGACTCAGGTGGTGAGAACCATGGAAGATCTGGGATATTTTTGTGTGGATAATTTGCCTCCTATGCTGATTCCTAAATTTGCCGAACTTTGTACCCAATCGGCAGGGCGGGTAAATAAAGTCGGTTTAGTAGTGGATATTCGCGGGCGAGAGTTTTTTGATACCCTAATACAAGCCTTAGAAGATTTAGAAAAGCAGGGATATCGTTATGAAATGCTTTTCTTAGAAGCTTCGGATGAAACCCTAATCCGGCGTTATAAGGAAACCCGGCGTCGGCACCCTATGGCACCCCATGGCCGTATTATAGAAGGGATTAGCCGTGAACGAGAAAAGATTGACCATGTAAGAGGACGGGCTACGCAGATTATCGATACCTCGGAATTAAGCACTGCCAAGCTCAGGGAAAAAATTACGAGCCTCTTTACCAGTGAACATGAACAGCAGCGTATGAATATTACCATTGTCTCTTTTGGATTTAAATATGGCATTCCTTTAGATGCAGATATGGTTTTTGACGTACGCTTTTTGCCCAATCCTTTTTATGTCGAGTCTTTGCGCCGCAAAAGCGGAGCGGTAGCGGAAGTGGGCGACTATATTTGGAAATGGCCGATTACCCAGCAGTTTATGGAACATGTTTCCGGTTTTGTAGACTTTTTAGTGCCTAATTACATCAAAGAAGGAAAAAGTCAGCTTATCATTGCTATTGGTTGCACTGGCGGCATGCATCGCTCTGTATTTGTCGCTGGCAAAATCTACGAAGGTTTAAAGAACAAAGGCTATAAAGTAAATGTAGATCATCGGGATATTAAGCACAATGTGTTAGAAACGCCTGTTGAGGGGTAA
- a CDS encoding gluconeogenesis factor YvcK family protein, whose translation MHFLKWMYPGIKVKRWLLLFSMGVIIASMGLAIVFNYKYVGNFEETIFRMVYLTTGRYYYTVTTIVGIFIITGGLILMTLATKQIIASVISVLIPDGSERLIELIFQKRKLNRGPAVTVIGGGTGLSVLLRGIKSVTSNITAIVTVADDGGSSGRLREDLGMIPPGDLRNCLVALADTEPLMEKLFQHRFGGTGGLAGHNFGNLFIAAMTEVLGDVEQALKESSKVLAVRGRVLPASTQTVRLWAKMTDGSIVEGESQIPLVNKRIARVYLQPEETMPVESSLEAIRDADAIILGPGSLYTSILPNLLVRGVADTLRKSQAVKIYICNVMTQPGETDGYSASEHVQAILDHVGPGVIDYVVINNQNVAEELQQKYADQGAYPVKNDAEKVEAMGIKVTQADVINETNLVRHDPLKLSRTIVSMIYKLKTNSERMRLLDYYLIAESIKDLKKTER comes from the coding sequence ATGCACTTTTTAAAGTGGATGTACCCGGGCATCAAGGTGAAACGGTGGCTGTTATTATTTTCTATGGGCGTTATCATAGCCAGTATGGGGCTTGCTATCGTATTTAATTATAAATATGTAGGCAATTTTGAAGAGACAATTTTCAGAATGGTGTACCTGACGACAGGCAGGTATTATTATACGGTTACAACCATTGTAGGGATCTTTATTATTACAGGCGGCTTAATTCTGATGACACTGGCTACGAAGCAGATTATTGCTTCGGTGATCAGCGTACTCATTCCCGATGGGTCTGAGCGCTTGATCGAGCTTATTTTTCAGAAGCGTAAGCTCAATCGGGGACCAGCAGTGACGGTTATTGGCGGCGGTACGGGCTTATCCGTGCTTCTGCGGGGTATAAAGAGTGTAACCAGTAATATTACAGCAATCGTTACCGTTGCCGATGATGGCGGCTCTTCAGGACGATTGCGGGAAGATTTGGGTATGATTCCTCCAGGGGATTTGCGCAACTGCTTGGTGGCATTAGCAGATACTGAGCCACTGATGGAAAAACTTTTTCAACACCGGTTTGGCGGTACAGGGGGCCTGGCAGGACACAATTTCGGCAACTTATTCATCGCTGCGATGACAGAAGTTCTGGGAGATGTAGAGCAGGCTTTAAAGGAATCCAGTAAGGTTTTAGCGGTGCGGGGCCGAGTATTGCCGGCATCGACCCAAACTGTACGATTATGGGCTAAAATGACGGATGGCAGTATCGTGGAAGGCGAGTCTCAGATTCCTCTTGTCAACAAACGGATTGCAAGAGTGTATTTGCAGCCGGAAGAAACCATGCCTGTGGAAAGCTCGCTGGAAGCCATACGAGATGCAGATGCCATTATTTTAGGACCTGGCAGCTTATATACCAGCATTCTTCCGAATCTGTTGGTGCGGGGAGTGGCGGATACGCTGCGGAAAAGCCAGGCTGTCAAAATCTATATCTGCAATGTAATGACCCAGCCGGGAGAAACAGACGGCTATAGCGCGTCAGAGCATGTGCAGGCGATCTTAGACCATGTAGGCCCTGGAGTCATTGATTATGTTGTGATCAATAATCAGAATGTAGCAGAAGAATTGCAGCAAAAGTATGCGGATCAAGGGGCCTATCCTGTAAAAAACGATGCAGAGAAAGTGGAAGCAATGGGGATCAAAGTGACCCAGGCAGATGTAATTAATGAGACGAATTTAGTGCGGCATGACCCTCTTAAATTGTCTCGAACCATTGTTTCCATGATCTATAAGCTTAAGACTAACTCGGAGCGTATGCGATTATTGGATTATTATTTAATTGCGGAAAGTATCAAGGATCTTAAGAAAACGGAGCGCTGA
- the whiA gene encoding DNA-binding protein WhiA produces MASYSAEVRNELARIVEEQECCNMAELASLIRMGGTMLIGGNSNLGINFTTENAAVARKALTLIKSGFHLKTEVVVTRGRRLKKNNSYLIKVVPSPVVTELLAALGIMRGENLNVSSDSGILRKSCCRRSYLRGAFLGGGSVNKPEGDYHLELVTGNLDFAKALVRLMKFFSLPVGMTERKNDYIVYLKDGDAIIDFLRLIGAHNALLTFENVRVVKGMRNQVNRLVNCETANLQKTVNAAVRQVRCIELIARQKGLDKLPPSLLVVAKLRLAHPEATLQELVDAMDGRVGKSGMNHRLRKIEQIAMELEHE; encoded by the coding sequence TTGGCTTCTTATTCTGCTGAAGTAAGAAATGAATTGGCTCGGATCGTAGAGGAACAAGAGTGCTGCAATATGGCAGAGCTGGCCTCTCTGATTCGTATGGGCGGTACCATGTTAATTGGCGGCAATAGTAATCTTGGTATTAATTTTACTACGGAAAATGCTGCCGTAGCGCGTAAAGCTCTTACCTTGATTAAAAGTGGCTTTCATTTAAAAACAGAAGTGGTTGTTACCCGTGGCCGTCGTTTAAAGAAAAACAATTCCTATTTGATCAAAGTCGTGCCATCACCCGTGGTGACGGAGTTGTTAGCAGCTTTAGGGATTATGCGGGGCGAAAATTTGAATGTTAGCAGTGATAGTGGTATTTTGCGAAAATCCTGCTGTCGCCGATCCTATTTGCGAGGTGCTTTTTTAGGCGGTGGCTCTGTAAACAAGCCAGAAGGGGATTATCATCTGGAATTGGTTACAGGTAATTTAGACTTTGCTAAAGCCCTCGTGCGTTTGATGAAGTTTTTTTCCTTACCTGTGGGAATGACAGAGCGTAAAAATGATTATATTGTTTATTTAAAAGATGGTGATGCCATTATTGATTTCCTGCGGCTGATTGGTGCTCATAATGCTCTTTTGACCTTTGAAAATGTTCGGGTAGTAAAAGGCATGCGCAATCAAGTCAACCGGCTGGTAAATTGTGAAACGGCTAACTTACAGAAAACGGTGAATGCAGCGGTGCGCCAAGTAAGATGTATTGAACTCATTGCCCGGCAAAAAGGTCTTGATAAACTGCCCCCGTCTCTGCTTGTCGTTGCTAAGCTGCGGCTTGCCCACCCGGAAGCTACCTTGCAGGAACTGGTAGATGCTATGGATGGCAGGGTAGGAAAATCGGGCATGAACCACCGGCTGCGAAAAATAGAACAGATTGCTATGGAGTTGGAACATGAATAA
- a CDS encoding polysaccharide deacetylase family protein, with protein sequence MNKFLACGVLFMLATLGWLFWPTNAVPILAYHQVGEVDEEIYSVTASQFEEQMKYLKENGYHAISLEDLFNSYSGKTVLPEKPIVITFDDGYADNYLTALPIMEQYGMSATVFVVPSLIGTTDYLSWQQVAYMHERHTEIGSHTMSHVGMNEINAAEQRREAAESKVALERHIGTPIQFFAYPYGQFSPGAQQILKETGYRGACSGLAGLNDAKTDSYALKRINMPQPKYGLWEFRLRLFRAHLYSKLGL encoded by the coding sequence ATGAATAAATTTTTGGCATGTGGTGTCCTTTTTATGTTAGCAACTTTAGGCTGGCTGTTTTGGCCCACGAATGCTGTACCGATCTTAGCTTACCACCAGGTAGGCGAAGTGGATGAGGAAATTTACAGCGTGACAGCCAGTCAGTTTGAAGAACAAATGAAATACTTAAAGGAAAATGGATACCATGCTATTTCTCTAGAAGACTTATTTAATTCTTATAGTGGAAAGACCGTCTTACCGGAAAAGCCCATTGTGATTACCTTTGATGATGGATATGCAGACAATTATCTGACTGCCCTGCCGATTATGGAACAGTACGGCATGTCAGCCACCGTCTTTGTTGTACCAAGCTTAATTGGTACAACAGACTATTTGTCCTGGCAGCAGGTAGCCTACATGCATGAAAGGCACACTGAAATAGGCTCCCACACCATGTCCCATGTGGGGATGAATGAAATTAATGCTGCAGAACAGCGGCGGGAAGCGGCGGAATCAAAAGTAGCTTTGGAAAGGCACATTGGTACACCTATTCAATTTTTTGCCTATCCCTATGGGCAGTTTTCCCCAGGTGCTCAGCAAATATTAAAAGAAACGGGATACCGAGGCGCTTGCTCCGGCCTTGCTGGATTAAATGATGCAAAGACCGATTCCTATGCATTAAAGCGGATTAATATGCCTCAGCCCAAATATGGCTTGTGGGAGTTTCGCCTGCGCCTCTTTAGAGCCCATTTATACAGCAAATTAGGATTATAA
- a CDS encoding cytochrome c biogenesis protein ResB — translation MNEQDVIVQQTIYRKKVFQVLHFITSMKVAMALLMLLAGAAMIGTVISPQRYDIYHSMGFRLLLTLICGSTFICSMKQLAALCLSNKWRHLDPWGTFAVHMAIVLIVLGALYGNVYGFSEEINLSVGKDYEITQEKYRGIGEPFTLHLENFETQYYADGTVSDWISHIRIEHNGQNGFTQEVKVNHPLIYQGVSIYQSSFGMAIQTQYLDTAGKVLREASLGEGRGMMLEGDMMILPVRYVGGLNPQIMYIVYKGGREYDWGAAPLGSSRFIGPQMGMVKFIEAQPFSGLLIKRDPGIPLVWFGFLLLAFGFFASLYKKTILASNQKG, via the coding sequence ATGAACGAACAGGATGTAATCGTCCAGCAGACAATATATAGAAAAAAGGTTTTTCAGGTACTGCATTTCATTACGTCTATGAAGGTTGCAATGGCATTGCTCATGCTGCTGGCTGGGGCAGCGATGATAGGGACTGTCATTTCACCTCAGAGATATGATATCTATCATAGTATGGGCTTCCGCTTATTGCTAACCTTAATTTGCGGCAGCACTTTTATCTGCAGCATGAAGCAGCTTGCTGCTTTATGCCTTTCAAATAAATGGCGACATTTGGATCCTTGGGGGACATTTGCAGTGCACATGGCGATTGTCTTAATTGTCTTGGGAGCGTTATATGGGAATGTCTATGGATTTAGCGAGGAAATCAATCTTTCTGTTGGGAAGGATTATGAAATTACTCAGGAAAAATACAGGGGAATTGGTGAACCTTTTACATTACACCTGGAGAATTTTGAAACCCAATATTATGCTGATGGAACAGTTTCGGATTGGATCAGTCACATTCGTATTGAACATAATGGACAGAATGGATTTACTCAAGAGGTGAAAGTCAATCATCCTTTGATCTACCAGGGGGTAAGCATTTATCAATCTTCTTTTGGCATGGCAATACAAACCCAGTATTTAGATACTGCTGGCAAGGTGCTACGGGAAGCCAGCCTGGGTGAGGGACGAGGGATGATGCTTGAGGGAGATATGATGATTCTGCCAGTGCGGTATGTCGGGGGATTGAATCCTCAAATTATGTATATTGTCTATAAAGGCGGGCGAGAATATGATTGGGGAGCTGCACCTTTAGGCAGCAGCAGATTCATCGGCCCCCAAATGGGAATGGTGAAATTTATAGAGGCACAGCCTTTTTCGGGGCTGCTCATTAAACGAGACCCTGGAATACCCCTGGTATGGTTTGGGTTTCTTTTGCTTGCCTTTGGCTTTTTTGCCAGTCTTTATAAAAAAACAATTTTGGCGAGTAATCAAAAAGGATAG
- the ccsB gene encoding c-type cytochrome biogenesis protein CcsB has protein sequence MGALEKEFFNSAFVSYFLASCFNIGHLIWLKERLGRWAIALTVIGFVVNTLALTSRTLQAGRIPFANMYEFGMAFVWGLIFFYLYIAYRYKNYSLGAFVLPVAFVLTGIFSSFYQEVRPLMPALKSNWLLIHVITAVIAYGALAISFALAIMYLWRQRLEEAGEQGTMISLLPSLAILDTLVNRCIHFAVPFLTLLIVTGAVWAEYAWGSYWRWDPKETWSLITWLIYAMYLHGRVALGWRGKKAMNWAVIGFITVLFTFIGVNVLLPGLHSYAL, from the coding sequence GTGGGTGCTTTGGAAAAAGAGTTTTTTAATTCTGCTTTTGTCAGTTACTTTTTAGCAAGTTGTTTTAATATTGGACATCTTATTTGGCTGAAGGAAAGGCTTGGGCGCTGGGCAATTGCTTTGACGGTGATTGGTTTTGTAGTGAATACATTAGCCCTAACTTCCCGTACTCTGCAGGCTGGGCGCATCCCCTTTGCTAATATGTATGAATTTGGTATGGCTTTTGTCTGGGGACTGATTTTTTTCTATTTGTACATTGCTTATCGTTACAAGAATTACTCTCTGGGTGCCTTTGTATTGCCAGTAGCTTTTGTTTTAACAGGTATATTTTCCAGCTTTTATCAAGAGGTTCGTCCTCTCATGCCTGCTCTTAAAAGCAATTGGCTACTTATTCATGTCATCACAGCGGTTATTGCCTATGGGGCACTGGCGATTTCTTTCGCGTTGGCAATCATGTATTTGTGGCGGCAGCGTTTGGAAGAAGCGGGTGAACAAGGAACAATGATAAGCCTGCTGCCGTCATTAGCTATATTAGACACCTTAGTGAATCGGTGTATTCACTTTGCTGTTCCGTTTCTAACCCTGCTCATTGTAACAGGAGCCGTTTGGGCAGAGTATGCCTGGGGATCCTACTGGCGGTGGGACCCTAAAGAAACATGGTCACTGATTACATGGTTAATTTATGCAATGTATCTGCATGGTCGCGTAGCTTTAGGCTGGCGGGGCAAAAAGGCAATGAATTGGGCAGTAATTGGTTTCATTACCGTACTCTTTACTTTTATCGGCGTGAATGTATTATTGCCTGGTTTGCATAGCTATGCCTTGTAA
- a CDS encoding cytochrome c3 family protein, whose product MGWLDLGKFLERSSLKLILLGIVVAVVGMALSGAGFVYSSGPNFCGSCHSMNHVYYTWQASNHKTVTCSDCHVPHDNILSMMYVKGENGMRDVYHEFLRDYPDTLYFTPKGKRITEGNCLRCHFSTVENTAMAAGGQSCIKCHRGIVHGQNRSPGGVNVE is encoded by the coding sequence GTGGGGTGGTTGGATTTAGGGAAATTCCTGGAGCGTAGTTCACTTAAATTAATTTTGCTGGGTATTGTGGTTGCGGTGGTGGGAATGGCATTGTCCGGTGCAGGGTTTGTATATTCCAGCGGTCCGAATTTTTGTGGCAGCTGCCATTCTATGAATCATGTATATTATACGTGGCAGGCATCAAATCATAAAACCGTAACCTGCAGTGACTGCCATGTTCCTCATGACAATATTCTTTCTATGATGTACGTAAAGGGTGAAAACGGCATGCGGGATGTATATCATGAATTTCTGCGTGACTATCCTGATACCTTATATTTTACGCCGAAAGGCAAGAGGATTACAGAGGGAAATTGTCTGCGCTGCCATTTTTCTACTGTGGAAAATACAGCCATGGCAGCAGGTGGACAAAGCTGCATAAAATGTCATCGTGGTATCGTTCATGGTCAAAATAGGAGTCCAGGAGGGGTTAACGTTGAATAG